Proteins from a single region of Sneathiella aquimaris:
- a CDS encoding YegP family protein, translating to MKTNGDNDKWEIYKDKGDEWRWRRTAPNGRIVGASTEGYIKKQDCVDNAIRNGFPETD from the coding sequence ATGAAAACAAATGGCGATAACGACAAGTGGGAAATTTATAAAGATAAGGGCGATGAATGGCGCTGGCGCAGAACAGCGCCAAACGGACGCATTGTCGGAGCTTCAACCGAAGGGTACATCAAAAAACAGGATTGCGTTGATAATGCCATCCGAAACGGATTTCCAGAAACAGACTGA
- a CDS encoding PaaI family thioesterase → MTLSSIPDGFKVSKGRGPFADKIGPLYYKKEDDGQYRYGFLVDESLTNYNGILHGGMMMSFLDEMMGQTIWQAVGRKRTATISLNFDFIASARIGDWLEMRCEIIRQGVSVVFVRGELVNGEKIIITADGVWKVIGA, encoded by the coding sequence ATGACCCTTTCCAGTATTCCCGACGGCTTTAAAGTCTCTAAAGGCCGCGGCCCGTTCGCCGATAAAATCGGTCCCCTCTACTACAAAAAAGAAGACGATGGTCAATATCGTTACGGTTTTTTGGTGGATGAAAGCCTGACCAATTACAATGGCATTCTTCACGGCGGGATGATGATGAGCTTTCTCGACGAAATGATGGGCCAGACAATCTGGCAGGCGGTCGGCCGAAAAAGAACCGCAACCATCAGCCTGAATTTTGATTTCATTGCCAGTGCCAGAATTGGCGACTGGCTTGAAATGCGATGTGAGATTATCCGTCAGGGTGTCTCTGTGGTTTTTGTCCGCGGGGAACTGGTCAACGGCGAAAAGATCATCATCACCGCTGATGGTGTCTGGAAAGTAATCGGCGCCTAA
- a CDS encoding crotonase/enoyl-CoA hydratase family protein produces MSYTTLALNIENHIAHIQLNRPAKLNTLIMEFWQEMVDAFAEIEKTASARVVVISSTGKHFTAGLDLNAFGNIASDMQSATDPARIREQMRNNVREMQESFTVIEKCRLPVLVAVQGGCIGGGVDLVSACDMRYCTEDAFFTIQEINIGMTADVGTLQRLPHLIPSGIVRELAYTGRRMMSAESKEVGLVNHVYKDADAMISGVLEIAETIASKSPLAVHGTKEMLNYTRDHSVDDALNYMSVWQSGMFFSNDLFEAAKANAEKRKPVFDDLLPPRKLVRRQP; encoded by the coding sequence ATGTCTTACACAACGCTGGCGCTGAATATCGAAAATCATATCGCGCATATTCAGTTAAACCGACCTGCAAAGTTAAACACGCTGATTATGGAATTCTGGCAGGAAATGGTGGATGCCTTCGCCGAAATTGAGAAAACAGCGTCTGCCCGTGTTGTTGTCATATCATCAACGGGAAAGCATTTTACAGCAGGGCTGGACCTGAACGCATTTGGCAATATTGCAAGTGATATGCAATCGGCAACTGATCCTGCCCGCATTCGGGAGCAAATGCGTAATAATGTCCGGGAAATGCAGGAAAGCTTCACGGTTATCGAAAAATGCCGCTTACCTGTACTTGTCGCTGTTCAGGGAGGCTGTATTGGTGGGGGCGTTGATCTGGTTTCTGCCTGTGACATGCGATACTGCACAGAGGATGCTTTTTTTACCATTCAGGAAATTAACATCGGGATGACGGCAGATGTAGGAACGTTGCAGCGGTTGCCGCATCTTATACCATCTGGCATCGTGCGCGAGCTGGCATATACGGGCCGCCGGATGATGTCGGCAGAATCCAAAGAAGTTGGGCTGGTCAATCACGTATATAAGGATGCTGACGCCATGATATCGGGCGTTCTGGAAATCGCCGAAACGATTGCCTCCAAGTCACCGCTTGCGGTTCACGGAACCAAGGAAATGTTAAACTACACTCGCGACCATTCCGTGGACGATGCTTTGAATTACATGAGTGTCTGGCAATCCGGGATGTTCTTTTCCAACGATCTGTTTGAAGCGGCGAAAGCGAACGCGGAAAAACGAAAACCTGTCTTTGATGATTTGTTGCCACCAAGGAAGCTTGTCCGCCGGCAACCCTGA
- a CDS encoding threonine ammonia-lyase → MSNTISIDAFTAARKRLSPFIRKTPIMDVELDTKQNVTLKLENLQLSGSFKIRGALNTVLNLDKEALDRGLVTASGGNHGMGVAVAGALTGTPATIYLPTNTPQSKIEKLRAIASDVIVQGDVWDDANELALNAVAKEGKTYIHPFADQSVIEGQGTLALEILEAAPALDILLVAIGGGGLISGISAAAKLLNPNIQIIGVEATGAPTLFESCRKGELVTLEKIATRASTLAPRRSAQSNLDIISKNVDQIVLVEDQEMQEAAQWLWNACGIATELAAAAAVAALRTGKFVPDSAEKVGVVICGSGYDGFPEM, encoded by the coding sequence ATGAGTAACACCATTTCAATCGACGCCTTTACAGCGGCCCGAAAACGACTGTCTCCGTTTATCCGAAAAACTCCCATTATGGATGTTGAACTGGATACAAAGCAGAACGTTACTCTCAAACTGGAAAATCTGCAATTGTCTGGCTCGTTCAAGATACGCGGGGCTTTAAACACTGTTTTAAACCTAGACAAAGAGGCCCTTGACCGGGGCTTGGTAACAGCGTCTGGTGGCAATCACGGGATGGGGGTCGCCGTCGCAGGCGCCCTTACCGGAACGCCTGCGACCATTTATCTTCCAACGAACACTCCCCAAAGCAAAATCGAAAAATTACGGGCAATTGCATCAGACGTTATCGTCCAAGGGGATGTTTGGGATGATGCCAATGAACTTGCCTTGAACGCCGTTGCAAAAGAAGGCAAAACCTATATCCATCCGTTTGCTGATCAATCTGTTATCGAAGGACAGGGCACACTGGCTCTGGAAATCCTTGAAGCGGCTCCCGCTCTCGATATCCTACTGGTCGCGATCGGCGGCGGTGGTTTGATTTCAGGGATCTCAGCCGCGGCAAAACTCCTGAACCCGAACATTCAAATTATTGGTGTTGAGGCCACTGGCGCCCCGACCCTGTTTGAAAGCTGCCGCAAAGGTGAGCTGGTTACTCTTGAAAAAATCGCGACCCGGGCCAGCACTCTGGCACCGCGCCGGTCCGCGCAATCAAATCTGGACATCATTTCCAAAAACGTGGATCAAATTGTCCTTGTTGAGGACCAGGAAATGCAAGAAGCTGCCCAATGGTTATGGAACGCTTGTGGCATTGCAACCGAACTTGCCGCGGCGGCGGCGGTTGCTGCTTTAAGAACAGGGAAATTTGTCCCTGACAGCGCCGAAAAAGTAGGCGTTGTTATTTGCGGATCCGGCTATGACGGATTTCCAGAGATGTAA
- a CDS encoding long-chain-fatty-acid--CoA ligase — translation MSDFSWEKSYPRGVNWEIEIENKPVYAFLDEAVAKWPNNNAIDFMSKKITYRELDNLVNRAAKGFQAMGVKKGVHVGLYLPNCPQFIVCFFGILKAGGTVVNYSPLDAERELVHKIEDSETDFMVTLDLQVLYPNIKALLGKTRLKKIIVGNLKEVLPFPKNFLYPIVKSKEIATFPHNDQHISYKSLLDNDGVFEAVPVLNPAERVAVLQYTGGTTGLPKGAMLSHKNLVAACQQLRAMQDGEDGVLKDGVERVLAVLPLFHIYALTVNMNFGIAGGAEIILHPKFELDDVMKDIDKKKPTMMPGVPTMYMAIANHPEVDKFDLTSLKFCASGGAPLPVEVQNLFQKVTGCRLLEGWGMTETSPSGTSTPMTEKRVAGSAGVPVPGTEIRIFDVADRSKTMPVGEIGEIGIKGPNIMLGYWKKPEATAEAFVGDFFMTGDTGYLDEDGYMHIVDRTKDMITSGGFNVYPRIIEEQIFEHPSVEEVTVVGIPDDYRGEAAKAFIKLRSGAEEFSLEELREYLKDKLGKHELPAAVEFRPELPKTLVGKLSKKELVEEEKQKYEARKKAQTAAS, via the coding sequence ATGTCAGACTTTTCATGGGAAAAATCGTACCCACGAGGAGTAAACTGGGAAATCGAAATAGAGAACAAACCCGTTTACGCTTTTCTTGATGAAGCCGTTGCTAAATGGCCGAACAATAATGCCATCGATTTCATGTCCAAAAAAATCACATATCGTGAGTTGGATAACCTTGTTAATCGTGCTGCGAAGGGTTTTCAGGCGATGGGCGTCAAAAAGGGCGTTCATGTTGGACTATACCTGCCGAATTGCCCCCAATTCATCGTGTGTTTTTTCGGCATCTTGAAAGCGGGCGGAACCGTCGTTAATTATTCGCCATTGGATGCAGAACGCGAGCTGGTTCATAAAATCGAAGACAGTGAAACCGATTTTATGGTGACCCTGGATTTGCAGGTGTTGTACCCGAATATTAAAGCACTTCTTGGCAAAACCCGACTGAAAAAGATCATCGTCGGCAACCTTAAAGAAGTATTGCCCTTTCCAAAGAATTTCCTGTATCCGATTGTAAAATCAAAGGAAATTGCGACATTCCCGCATAACGATCAGCATATCAGCTATAAAAGTCTTCTGGATAATGACGGCGTGTTCGAGGCTGTGCCAGTCCTCAACCCGGCGGAGCGGGTGGCGGTATTGCAATATACAGGCGGAACAACAGGTTTGCCAAAAGGCGCTATGTTAAGCCATAAAAATCTTGTCGCCGCATGCCAGCAACTCAGGGCGATGCAGGACGGCGAAGACGGCGTCCTGAAAGATGGCGTCGAACGGGTCCTTGCCGTTCTCCCTCTCTTTCACATCTATGCGCTAACCGTAAACATGAATTTCGGTATTGCCGGAGGTGCTGAAATAATCCTGCATCCAAAATTCGAACTTGATGATGTAATGAAGGATATCGACAAGAAAAAGCCAACCATGATGCCGGGCGTACCGACCATGTATATGGCGATCGCTAACCATCCGGAAGTTGATAAATTTGACCTAACGTCGCTTAAATTCTGTGCCTCCGGTGGCGCACCTCTTCCTGTTGAAGTTCAGAATCTTTTCCAGAAAGTAACCGGTTGCCGCCTCCTGGAAGGCTGGGGTATGACCGAGACCTCTCCATCCGGCACATCGACCCCAATGACCGAGAAACGGGTTGCAGGCTCTGCTGGCGTTCCGGTGCCCGGCACAGAAATCAGAATCTTTGACGTGGCGGATCGCTCGAAAACAATGCCAGTCGGCGAAATTGGCGAGATCGGCATTAAGGGTCCGAACATCATGCTGGGATACTGGAAAAAACCAGAAGCTACAGCAGAAGCCTTTGTCGGCGATTTCTTCATGACCGGTGATACAGGGTATCTGGACGAAGATGGCTATATGCATATTGTCGACCGGACAAAAGACATGATCACGTCTGGTGGTTTTAACGTTTATCCAAGAATTATCGAAGAGCAGATTTTCGAACACCCCTCCGTTGAGGAAGTTACCGTCGTTGGTATTCCTGACGATTATCGCGGGGAAGCGGCCAAAGCGTTCATCAAACTTCGCAGCGGCGCGGAGGAGTTTTCACTCGAAGAACTGCGAGAGTATCTTAAAGACAAGCTTGGTAAACATGAATTACCAGCGGCCGTTGAGTTCAGGCCGGAACTTCCAAAAACACTGGTTGGAAAACTGTCCAAAAAAGAACTGGTTGAAGAAGAAAAACAAAAATACGAAGCCCGAAAGAAGGCGCAAACCGCAGCCAGCTAA
- a CDS encoding 3'-5' exonuclease — MSTFLAIDFETANYGSDSACAIGLVRVEDKTIVSEEVRLICPPTPDFNFTHIHGIRWEDVEFEPTFDHVWPEVEPLFEGIDFLAAHNSAFDRKVLNSCCKTYDLPMPEPEFICTVQLARKMWEVRPTKLPNVAHFLGLDLDHHDALSDSRACANIVIAAERDGWDFVTGYENVGERYIAFDG, encoded by the coding sequence ATGAGTACTTTTTTAGCGATTGATTTTGAAACGGCGAATTATGGCTCAGATAGTGCCTGCGCTATCGGCCTTGTGCGGGTCGAAGACAAGACAATTGTCTCAGAAGAAGTCCGCCTGATTTGCCCCCCTACACCTGACTTCAACTTCACGCATATCCATGGGATCCGCTGGGAAGATGTTGAGTTCGAACCCACCTTCGATCATGTCTGGCCCGAGGTGGAACCGCTTTTTGAAGGCATCGACTTTTTAGCCGCCCATAATTCTGCTTTTGATCGCAAAGTCCTGAATAGTTGCTGCAAGACCTATGACCTCCCCATGCCCGAGCCGGAATTCATCTGTACCGTTCAGCTGGCGCGTAAAATGTGGGAAGTACGGCCAACGAAACTTCCAAATGTGGCCCATTTTCTTGGTCTGGATCTTGATCACCATGACGCCTTATCCGATAGCCGTGCCTGCGCAAATATTGTAATCGCTGCAGAACGGGACGGTTGGGATTTTGTCACGGGCTATGAAAATGTCGGCGAGCGGTATATCGCCTTCGACGGCTGA
- a CDS encoding SCP2 sterol-binding domain-containing protein, with protein sequence MATLEEITEGMRERIGEDCGLDATLKFDFKGDGIVHVDADTVPNVVTNEDKEADCTIKITKENFEALAAGDLDPTTAFMMGKLKIEGNMGIAMKLQSVFG encoded by the coding sequence ATGGCGACACTTGAAGAAATCACAGAAGGAATGCGCGAGCGGATTGGCGAGGACTGTGGTCTGGACGCGACATTGAAGTTTGACTTCAAAGGAGACGGCATCGTGCATGTTGATGCGGACACTGTTCCAAATGTTGTGACCAATGAAGATAAAGAAGCAGATTGCACCATCAAAATAACAAAGGAAAATTTTGAGGCCCTTGCGGCTGGTGATCTGGATCCGACAACTGCTTTTATGATGGGTAAGTTGAAAATCGAAGGAAATATGGGCATTGCAATGAAGTTGCAGAGCGTGTTTGGTTGA
- a CDS encoding SDR family oxidoreductase: protein MSYNSIFRPDLFKGQKIVVTGGGSGIGRCTAHELVSLGAEVALVGRNEEKLATVKSEIEEVGGVCTVHSCDIRDEAAVTEMVTDIIDQHGAIHGLVNNAGGQFPALLEDTTLKGWEAVVRTNLTGGFLVARECYTQWMKENGGGSIVNIIADMWMSMPGMGHSGAARKGMLSFTETAALEWAGSGTRVNAVAPGWIMSSGMDTYPDWYQEKILGLAQANPAKRMGTESETSSAIVYLLSEAASFISGSCIRVDGAAPNAKGNWPMEDHDNNKPFNGFHLAVTPKIFQK from the coding sequence ATGTCTTATAATTCGATTTTTCGGCCTGACTTGTTCAAAGGTCAAAAAATTGTTGTCACCGGCGGCGGGAGCGGAATCGGCCGATGTACCGCCCACGAACTTGTTTCTTTGGGTGCTGAAGTTGCTCTGGTGGGCCGAAATGAAGAAAAACTCGCCACAGTAAAGTCGGAAATAGAAGAAGTGGGCGGCGTTTGCACCGTTCATAGCTGCGACATCCGGGATGAAGCTGCTGTCACGGAAATGGTCACAGACATCATCGACCAGCATGGCGCTATTCATGGGCTCGTCAATAATGCAGGCGGTCAATTTCCTGCGCTGCTTGAAGATACGACCTTAAAAGGCTGGGAAGCCGTTGTTCGAACCAATCTAACGGGTGGATTTCTTGTCGCCCGTGAATGTTACACCCAGTGGATGAAAGAAAATGGCGGCGGGTCGATCGTCAATATCATCGCAGATATGTGGATGTCCATGCCCGGCATGGGCCATTCGGGTGCTGCCCGAAAAGGAATGCTAAGCTTTACGGAAACAGCCGCTTTGGAATGGGCAGGGTCCGGTACACGCGTGAATGCAGTTGCCCCCGGCTGGATCATGTCTTCGGGTATGGATACCTATCCTGATTGGTATCAGGAGAAAATTCTGGGTCTGGCGCAAGCCAATCCGGCAAAAAGAATGGGAACAGAATCTGAAACCTCATCGGCAATTGTCTATCTGTTATCGGAAGCGGCCAGCTTTATTTCCGGAAGCTGTATCCGCGTGGATGGAGCCGCCCCGAATGCCAAGGGCAATTGGCCGATGGAAGATCACGACAACAATAAACCCTTTAACGGTTTTCACCTTGCCGTCACGCCAAAGATTTTTCAAAAATAA
- a CDS encoding acyl-CoA carboxylase subunit beta has product MPVIQSTIDTNSETFKNNRAAMLEKIEEFRGLEQRVRETSNSKKEKFEKRGQLLPRERIALLLDKGAPFLQLSTLAGLGMHDDDGKKDVLGGGMIIGIGYVSGVRCMIKASDSAIKGGTIAPMGLEKNLRAQEIVLKNKLPVINLVESGGANLLYQAEIFIKGGQGFANQARMSAAGIPQITVVHGSSTAGGAYQPGLSDYVIMVRGGAKVFLAGPPLLKAATGEIATDEELGGAEMHSTISGVSEYLAENDADGIRLAREVMGHLPWNGSNDANAPSVTNHDQPIYDIEELLGIVPTDYRKPYDVHEVIARIVDGSDFLDFKELYGIQTVCGHAKIDGQAVGIIGNNGPIDADGATKAAQFIQLCCQSGTPLLFLQNTTGFMVGTDAEQSGIIKHGSKMIQAVTNATVPKITLHIGASFGAGNYGMCGRAFDPRFIFAWPNNRVAVMGGEQAAKVMSIVTEEKLKRMGQEPDREALGKMEDHIIKRMDKESESLYATARLWDDGIIDPRDSRKILSYCLSIAKEGDVRKTNKNTFGIGRM; this is encoded by the coding sequence ATGCCGGTCATTCAGTCTACAATCGACACGAATAGCGAAACTTTTAAGAATAATCGCGCTGCCATGCTTGAAAAAATCGAAGAGTTTCGCGGGTTGGAACAAAGAGTTCGTGAGACATCGAATTCCAAAAAAGAGAAATTTGAAAAACGGGGTCAGCTTCTCCCCCGCGAACGGATCGCTCTTCTGCTCGATAAAGGGGCCCCTTTTCTACAGTTGTCGACGTTAGCTGGTCTCGGCATGCATGATGATGACGGCAAAAAGGATGTATTGGGCGGCGGAATGATCATCGGAATTGGATATGTCTCAGGTGTCCGTTGCATGATCAAGGCCTCTGACAGTGCGATCAAGGGCGGAACGATCGCCCCAATGGGGCTGGAGAAAAACCTGAGAGCCCAGGAGATTGTCCTTAAAAATAAACTCCCCGTCATTAATCTGGTAGAATCTGGTGGTGCGAACCTACTGTATCAAGCAGAAATCTTCATCAAGGGAGGGCAGGGTTTTGCCAATCAGGCGCGCATGTCTGCTGCCGGCATTCCGCAAATAACCGTTGTCCATGGATCCAGTACCGCCGGGGGGGCCTATCAGCCGGGCTTATCAGACTATGTCATCATGGTCCGCGGCGGTGCAAAAGTTTTTCTGGCAGGGCCGCCTCTTTTAAAGGCAGCGACCGGCGAAATTGCCACGGACGAAGAGCTTGGGGGCGCTGAAATGCACTCCACTATTTCCGGCGTTTCAGAATACCTGGCTGAGAATGATGCAGATGGTATTCGTCTGGCGCGGGAAGTTATGGGTCACCTGCCCTGGAATGGCTCAAACGACGCAAATGCGCCGTCAGTCACAAATCATGATCAGCCTATATATGACATAGAAGAACTGCTCGGCATTGTCCCGACCGATTACCGCAAGCCCTATGATGTTCATGAAGTCATTGCCCGCATTGTCGATGGTTCAGATTTCCTTGATTTCAAAGAGCTCTATGGCATTCAAACCGTTTGCGGACACGCTAAAATTGATGGGCAGGCCGTAGGGATCATTGGAAATAATGGTCCAATTGACGCGGACGGCGCTACCAAGGCGGCCCAGTTTATCCAGCTTTGTTGCCAATCGGGTACCCCGCTTTTGTTTTTGCAGAACACGACCGGATTTATGGTGGGTACCGATGCGGAACAATCGGGCATCATCAAACACGGATCTAAGATGATCCAGGCTGTAACAAACGCAACGGTCCCAAAAATCACGCTGCATATCGGGGCCAGCTTTGGTGCCGGAAATTATGGAATGTGTGGCCGCGCGTTTGATCCACGTTTTATTTTCGCCTGGCCGAACAACCGCGTTGCGGTCATGGGCGGCGAACAGGCTGCGAAAGTCATGTCGATTGTCACAGAAGAAAAATTAAAACGCATGGGACAAGAGCCAGATCGGGAAGCCCTCGGCAAGATGGAAGATCATATCATCAAGCGCATGGATAAAGAATCCGAGAGTTTATATGCAACAGCCCGTCTTTGGGATGACGGGATCATTGATCCCAGAGACAGTCGCAAAATCCTGAGCTATTGCCTCTCCATTGCAAAAGAAGGCGATGTCAGAAAAACCAACAAAAACACATTTGGCATCGGCCGTATGTAA